A single Parabacteroides timonensis DNA region contains:
- a CDS encoding AraC family transcriptional regulator, with product MEDTAIPYELPEVENHSFFFIDQRVETSIEAKLHRHDAWELYYVVHGYGNRMAGDTLQPFAAGDVALIPPSMLHRWEYAPDSADTDGCVRYLMVAFSHSLVERCMEVFPELRNRLVGVIFPTDALKFGTESSRVIRKILTGMKGMDELGRLSAMFCLLPVIFTSSDHTFAGRPMRIERDVRRMQQIAAYVMAHYVHAISLDDIAAEVGMNRSAFCSYFKRCKGMTFSQFVTQYRLNTACELLKHSQKGVSEICYTVGFNDLPHFVRVFTNAMGMSPSKYRKQFR from the coding sequence ATGGAAGATACCGCCATTCCTTATGAATTACCCGAAGTGGAGAATCACTCGTTTTTCTTTATCGACCAGCGAGTGGAAACAAGCATTGAAGCAAAATTGCACCGACACGATGCGTGGGAGTTGTATTACGTCGTTCACGGGTACGGTAACCGGATGGCAGGCGATACGTTGCAGCCCTTTGCGGCAGGCGACGTAGCTTTGATCCCGCCGTCCATGCTTCATCGTTGGGAGTATGCGCCCGATTCTGCCGATACGGATGGTTGCGTCCGTTATTTGATGGTGGCTTTCAGTCATTCGTTGGTGGAGCGGTGCATGGAGGTGTTTCCCGAATTGAGGAATAGATTGGTGGGAGTAATATTTCCGACCGATGCGTTGAAGTTCGGAACGGAAAGCTCACGAGTTATTCGTAAGATATTGACCGGAATGAAAGGTATGGACGAGTTAGGACGCTTGAGTGCGATGTTCTGCCTGCTGCCTGTCATCTTTACTTCGTCAGATCATACGTTTGCCGGACGGCCGATGCGTATCGAACGGGACGTGCGGCGGATGCAGCAGATTGCGGCATACGTGATGGCCCACTACGTCCATGCCATTTCTTTGGATGATATTGCAGCAGAAGTGGGAATGAACCGTTCGGCATTCTGTTCTTACTTCAAACGATGCAAAGGGATGACCTTCTCGCAGTTCGTCACCCAGTATCGTCTGAATACCGCTTGCGAGCTACTGAAACATTCGCAAAAGGGGGTATCCGAGATTTGCTATACGGTCGGTTTTAACGACCTGCCTCATTTCGTGCGGGTGTTCACGAATGCAATGGGGATGTCGCCGTCCAAGTATAGGAAGCAATTCAGATAG
- a CDS encoding nitroreductase family protein, which yields MDFYEVLEKRRTIRDFSNRKVSDEVLDKILSAAFKAPTNDHLRQFEFIVVRGQENISRIISPVAENTKNIQQAGLEAAADVMDKDEHAMFVSALPKQQRMLIESDCLVLPFFRQMNAPLCHPVDQSSLNYFASAWAAVENILLAATAEGLACAFRIPIGNEPEHVKQAIHAPEGYEFTCFLAIGYPAENAHICKQKEINVGDRIHHNVW from the coding sequence ATGGATTTCTACGAAGTATTAGAGAAAAGAAGAACCATCCGTGATTTTTCCAATCGAAAAGTATCGGACGAAGTATTGGACAAGATTCTGTCAGCCGCTTTCAAAGCACCGACCAACGACCACTTACGCCAGTTCGAGTTTATCGTGGTGCGCGGACAGGAAAACATTTCCCGCATCATCTCGCCTGTGGCGGAAAACACCAAAAATATTCAGCAGGCCGGGCTCGAAGCCGCAGCAGATGTAATGGACAAAGACGAACACGCTATGTTCGTCAGTGCCCTGCCCAAACAGCAACGGATGCTTATCGAAAGCGACTGCCTTGTCCTACCATTTTTCCGGCAAATGAATGCCCCTCTGTGCCATCCGGTGGATCAGAGTTCGCTGAACTATTTCGCTTCCGCGTGGGCGGCAGTCGAGAACATCCTGCTGGCGGCGACGGCGGAAGGGCTGGCATGCGCATTCCGCATCCCCATCGGTAACGAGCCGGAACACGTAAAGCAAGCCATCCATGCCCCTGAAGGATACGAGTTCACTTGCTTTCTCGCAATCGGTTATCCTGCCGAGAACGCGCACATCTGCAAGCAGAAAGAGATTAACGTCGGGGACAGGATACATCACAACGTCTGGTAA